The following nucleotide sequence is from Trifolium pratense cultivar HEN17-A07 linkage group LG2, ARS_RC_1.1, whole genome shotgun sequence.
CAGAataattagtttataaaaacTACATACAATGCAAAGATTTTAATTCGCACAGTTAACCAAAATACCATATAACTTTGGGTCAGTAAACTAATTGCTATAAAGGACATGTGATCAATACAGTTACCATGCAAAAGGTCGAAAACACAAAGCAGGTGGCAAAAAATATTGATAACTTACTTGAGAAATCACAAAGTCAAAGTTTCACTTAAACCAGCACTGTCCCAATTCACTTTCTATAGTAGCGAAAAGTTTCTCCGTAATGCCATTATTAATTCCTGATATAAAACCTACCAAAGTTGTTGTATTAAAATTTACCAGATCACTCCACCAAAATGATTCTTAGACTCAAGCTTCCTACAAGTATTAAAGATCTATTCAATAAGACATGTAAATAGAAATACTAACCATCTCTAACGGGGACAGCAATATAAGTGTCATGCTTGTGCTTGTTGTGTTTACAACTCCACAGTCTAAAGAAACACTTTAATTGACAATAATTGACTTTATTACTTGGCTGGAGCAAGTGTAGTACAATTTGTAAACTCCTAACCAAACAATATTTCCAAGACAACCGTAACAAAtatatgaaggtgtgaaaacacaagaagggggggggttgaattgtgttttagctaagttaaaactttttcaagttcttaactcaactacgttagcagcggaaaagtaacacaaaaaataacaagataaagagagagagagagagagcacacaagcaatttatactggttcctctcacaaaacgagagtagtccagtccccttgcacttccaagggagttcactataatcacacaagattacacctgctcaagcacacaagcaagagacttctcaacaatgctcaagcacacaagcttaagacttcacacttaagcacacaagcttaagtttcacacttaagcacacaagcttaagtttcctcaagtaaatagtaaagtatataaaaatatacaaatgctcttagatgaacctaaagtgagcaaatacaaagtagtacagagtatttggctaaagtgcaaaaacacttgacagaggttcagagcttgtatatcacagagttcagagtttgttcagcgcacgttcaaatcttaaTAATTGTTCTtcttgttgtagctgaatcttctagtatatataccactagaaaagagtcgttgcaaaaggagccgttggagttgataaccttttgtcttcaagcagtctgtcttgatgcagtttggttgtatccaaaactaagaaagagtttcagttactttgactactgcagagaagactttccttattcagctaacaaaactgaagacccacgttctcaagttaggacagacaaaacagaggtagctgaactgatcaggcttgaaaggtccttttcttcattggtagaagagttgactaacaaagagaatcttcacagctttcaaagagatcttcagaggttgatgaagcttgtagacagacaagaagttctgaagtcttcatcctctgaatgttgtaacttctgaagtccaacatcttctgagcgcttgtgaacttctgaatttaCATcgtctgaacttcactcagagcttatatgatgcttatatctgcgcactcaaaataaatttttagtccttccaattgttaatcaatactttgttatcatcaaaacctttatagatttaggggcaaacatttttaaatcaattttgttccaacaatatATTCATTCACTTCCCCACAAATTTCAAACTCACCAATATCCCAATCTTTGAAGTATGAACACACTTAACAAAagaaataacaataacaaaataacCATCTTACCTAGTTTCAATCTTACAATAGACCTTTTGCGATAATTTCACGTAGAAGTTTCTCTGCCTTATCATTTTCACCTTTATTAAACAGAGAACGGATAATTATTTCATAAGTTGCAGCGTCTGGAATGCAACTATTGTCTTTCATTTTTGATAGCAAGGCCAACGCTTCATCAAACAAGCCCTTGTCGCAAAACCCTTGGATCATAACAGTATATGTATAAACATTTAGATTGTAGCCTTTGACTGAAAGATCTTCAAAAACATTTCTCGCGTCCTCTACTCTTCCAACTTTACACAATCCGTGAATAAGAATAGTATATGTGTTCATATTTGGTTGAATGCCCTCGTCCTTAACTTTTGTTAATAATGCAATCGCCTTTTCAACATGATGGGTTTTGCATAAAGCATTAAATATAGAATTGTAGGTAACTATATCAGGTGGTTGACCTCTATCATGCATCTCATCAACAAGCTTCAAAGCATGAGAGATTCTCCCTGATTTTCCCAAACCATCAATAAGGGAACTGTAAGCTATCACATTAGGAATAATGTTTCTACAACGCATTTCTTTGAAGAGAATTAAGGCTTCATCCACCATTTTAACCTTACAAAATCCATTAATCATAATATTATAGCTCCGAACTTCAGGAGTCACTCCACTTTGGGCCATGATATTGAATATACCCTTGGCCTTGTTCACTTGTTTAACTAAGCAATATCCATCCATTAAAGAGTTATATGTAACAACATTAGGTTTAACACCTTTTCTAATCATCATAGCAAACACATTATTAGCTTCTTTCACTATTCCTTCCTTACAAAATGCATCAATAAGGGAACTGTAAGTTACCACATTAGGAATAATGTTTCTACAACGCATTTCTTTGAAGAGATTTAAGGCTTCATCCACCATTTTAACTTTACAAAATCCATTAATCATAATACTATAGCTGTGAACATTTGGAGTCACTCCACATTGTGCCATGGTGTTGAATGTACGGTTGGCCTTGTTCATTTCTTTAACTAAGCAATATCCATCCATTAACGAGCTATAAGTAATAACATCAGGTTTAACACCTTTTCTCATCATCATAGCAAACACATTGTTAGCTTCTTTCACTTTTCCTTCCTTACAAAATGCATCAACCAATATATTGAAGGTAAACACATTAGGGTTGATGTTTTccaatatcattttattaaacaaatcaATTGCTTCTTTCAATTTACCGACAATGCAAATGCCACTAATTAAAGTACTATAAGTGACAACATTAGGATAAATTCTCTTAGCGACCATTTCAGAATATAAATCAAAAGCATCATCAACAAGTTTATCTTTGCACATACTGTCAATAATTGCATTGTACATTACCACATTAGGTCGAACCAGTTTCCCATCAACTCGTCTCAACAACTGCAAGGCTGCACTTGTTTCTCCTACTTTACATAACCCATTGATTAAGGTCCCGTAACTAACTTGGTTCAACTGAAATCCCTGTGCTACGACGTTGTCATGAAAGTTCAATGCTTTATGGATCTGACCTTTGAGACAAAGACCCTTGATGAGTGTAGTCAAAGTTATGACATCTGGGTCATAACCCTTTTTGAGAATGTTGGCAAATACAGAAAAGGAAAGAGAGTTTAAACCCAATTGAGAAAAGCAATTGATCAAGATGCTCAAAGTGACTAAATCTGAAGCAATTCCATTTAATTCCATATGACGATGAAGTGAAACAACAGTGTAGTAATGATTGGACTTAACAAGGGAACCTACAATCTTATTAAAATGGAAGATGGGTGGGGTTGGATTCTGATGTAACAAGTGATTGAATGAGGAAACAAGATTAGCTTTGTCTTGTTGGTTGTGTAATTGAGAGTATAACATTGTTGAAGAAGGaatgaaattagggtttgaatGTTGAAAAAGAGGGATAGAAGAAGCATAATACCTCTGAAGCATTTTGGTTGAAAACGACAACACTGTGAAGAATGAATGGATTAAGGATAACACTGAATCTATCTTCTTCTATCTATAACGAGAACGTTCCCTCTGTATTATTATGGATTCTTTCATTCATTTGGTGCATACTGTCTTTGTATCCCATGTGTCGATACTGTTAATTATTAAGAAAAGCAAAAATAATTTGAAGGAAAATGTTTTTGATATTATTGAATGAAAAGGAATTGGCTTTATATAGCCTTACATCAGTTCTGCCACATAGTAATCTAAACTGCAACACTAACTAAACATGCCTACAAATAAGGAATAATTCAAAAGACTTAGTCTGCCTACACAGCCACTACTCCTAGTTAATAGGGAAAATAAAACAACCTTGCTTCCCAATTAACAGGACTTATTATAacataattgaaaaattaaataaacatctACTAACATCAACACTCTCCCTTAAACTGAATGATCATAAGCAATCAGTTTATTTCCTCTTTGGAACACATGCCAAGTAATGCCCTCAACTTCATAAAAGAATCAGCTTTCAAAGGTTTTGTTAGTATGTCTGCAATTTGCTCATCACTTTTGCAGTAGCTAAGCTCCACAACTCCTTCTTTAGTGAGATCGCGAAGAAAATGAAACCTCACGTCAATGTGTTTGCTTCTTCCGTGTAGAACTGCATTTTATGACAACTTAATTGTTGAATTATTATCACAAAACAACATAGTTGGACCTTGCTGTGCATACTTCACCTCTTCCAAAATTCTTCTAAGCCAAATACCTTGACAAGCACATGATGCGGCAGCTATAAATTCTGCTTCAGTGGTGGATAAAGTGACAACAGGTTGTTTCTTTGAGGACCATGAGACTGCAGCTCCACTTAAGAGAAACACATACCCGGATGTACTTTTGCGATCATCCAAATCCCCGGCATAATCACTGTCACTGAAACCAACCAATTCATTTCGTTCACTCTTCTTATAGAACAAACCTTAGCTAACAGTACCTTTCAGGTAgcgtaatattttttttactgctTGATGATGGAGTTAAGTTGGTGATTCCATAAACCTGCTAATGAGGCTGACAGCATACATTAAATCTGGTCGAGTTAATGTCATATACATAAGACTTCCAACCATCTGCTTATAGTAGGTGCTGTCAATCTTCATTCCTTCGACGTCTTGAGTAAGTTTTGTTCCAGGAACTATAGGGATTTGAACTGGATTGCAATCATCCATTTTAAATCTTTCTAATACCTCTTGAGCATAtttcttttgacaaataaaGATGCCACGTGCAGATTGAGTCACCTCTATGCCAAGAAAGTACTTCATCTCTCCCAAATCAGTCATCTCAAACTCATTCATCATGGATTGTTTAAACTCGCTAAATAAGCGTTCATCATTTCCAGTGAATATCAAATCATCCACATATAAgcacacaattaaaatattacctTTCTCTCCAGTTTTGATGTAGAGTGTATGCTCATAAGGACATTTGTGAAAACCAGCCTGGGTGAAATACGTGTCTATTCGACTATACCAAGCTCGtggagcttgtttcaatccataaagaGCTCTTTTCAACTTATAAACCATGTGTTTGCTTCCCTTCTTTAAATACCCTGGAGGTTGTTCCACATAAACCTGCTCCACAAGTTCTCCATGTAAAAATGCAGACTTGACATCAAGTTGATAAATAGTCCACTTATTTAGAGAAGCTAGTGAGATAACCATTCTTATCGTGTCATGCCTTGCCACTGGTGCAAATACTTCAGAATAATCAACTCCGTACTTTTGAGTGTACCCTTTTGCTACCAAACGAGCCTTGAACTTGTCAATTTCTCCTTTTTCATTCACCATTGTTTTGTAAATCCATTTTACTCCCACCGTTTTTTCTCCTTTTGGCAGTTCCACTAATTCCCATGTGTTATTTCTTTCAATTGCTTCAATCTCTGCATCCATAGCCTTTCTCCATCTTGAACTTTTAATTGCCTCATCAAATGAAATGGGGTCACATCCAGCAAATAAGGCAAAGTGAGCCAATGTGTCTTCATCTGAGAGCTCTTCACCGCTTGTGTAATCATCCATCCAACTTGGCCTTCTCCTTGGACGTTGCATATTTTGTTGTAAAGTTTCAGCGCCCTTACTTCCATGATCAGATCCAAATTCATTTAATTCTTCACAATCATTGTCTGCATCCTTTTCTACTTCTACATTTATATTATCCTCAAGTTCAAGAGGCAATGATTTTCCTTTGTCATTGTTTTCCCAATTCCAGCTACTGATTTCATCAAACACCACATCTTTAGAAATACAAACTTTCTTAGTTAGAGGATTGTAAAGACGGTAAGCCTTAGATTCTTCACTAACACCAAGCAGTACACATTTCTCTCCCTTATCATCAAGTTTCTTTCTCTTTGGATCAGGAACATGCACATAAGCAACACATCCAAATATTCTGAAATGATCAACAGCTGGTCTGTGACCGGACCAAGCTTCTTCCGGTGTCATATTCTTCACAGAAAATGTTGGACATCGATTGAGAACATGAACACTCCAATTAACCGCCTCCGGCCAAAACATCTTCGGCACATTTTTATTTGCTAGTAAACTTCTCACCATATTCATAATGGTTCTGTTTTTCCTCTCTGACACACCATTTTGATGTGGTGTGTATGCCGCAGTCAGCTGCCTCTTGATTCCATTACATTCACACACATTCACAAACTCACTAGATGTGTATTCTCCCCCACGATCTGTTCGAAGACATTGAATATGCTGTTTTGTCTCCTTCTCAACTCGTGCTTTAAATTTCCtaaacatttcaattgcttcAGATTTTTCTTTTAGAAAGTATACCCATGTTTTTCTACTAAAGTCATCAGTAAAAGTTATGAAGTACCTTTTGTCGCTGTTGGAAGTTGGATTCATTGGACCTCATATGTCTGAATGCACTAGTTGAAGGACATGACTAGCTCTCCAATTACTTTCTCGAGGAAATGATTTTCTATGTTGCTTTGCAATCACACATTCTTCACATACATGAGATGGAGTTTCAATTTGTGGAAGCCCTTTcaccatttctttttgttgcaAAGCTCTGAGTCCATTGAAGTTTAAATGTCCAAACCTGTAGTGCCACAACCATGAAGGATCGGAAACAGATACTTTGAGACAAGTTTGGTCTTCAAATGTTTCGTTTTTTAGTTGAAACATCCGATTTCCAGACATTTTGACAGCAACAATTAGTCCCTCTTTTGGATCATGGATTTGACAAGATCCCTTCTGGATTATAATAGCACAACCTGTTTCTTGCAATTGTCCTAGACTGATCAAATTGCTTTTGAGTTCTGGCACATAATATACATCATCCACAGTTTGCATTTTCTTATTCATTTGCACTTTAACACTTCCTTTTCCCATAACACTCATGCTAGAGTCATTGCCAAGCTTGACGTTTTGTCGAAAACTTTCATTTAAATcacaaaacaaatttttattaccTGTCATGTGATTGCTGCATCCAGAATCCAGATACCATATCTCCCCATTTTCAGCTTGCTTATTCTCCATGTAAGCCATCAATAATATTTCTTCCTCGTCTGCTTCAACAAAGTTTGCTGTTCGTTCTGCTTTATAAGGACATTCCCATTGAAAGTGGCCAGTTTTGTGACAATTATATCATTCAAAGGATGACTTGTCAAAATTTCCTTCTCTTATGCCACGACCACGACCCCTTCCTCTTCCTCTAAAGCTTCCTCGACCTCTGCTTCTTCCATAGGAATTTCCAGCATGATTCACTTTGAGAACTTGCTCTTCCTCAATGTGATTTGACATGCGTTGCTCATGCACTAACAGTGAACTTTGCAACTCATCTACTGACATAGTATCAATGTCATTAGACTCTTCTATTGAACATACGACATAGTCAAATTTAGAGTTCATAGAGCGTAGAATCTTCTCTATGATCGTAACATCTTCCATCTTCTCTCCATGAGTTCTCATTCGGTTTGCAATTGTCAGCGTCCTTGCAAAATACTCATTCACAGATTCTCCGGTTTTCATGTTCAGAATTTCAAACTCTTTACGAAGAGCTTATAATTGAGCCCGCTTGACTCGAATCGTGCCTTGATACTTCTTCTTTAAGGAGTCCCATATGTCTTTGGCGGTGTCTTTCTTGAGAATAGTCTCTAGAACAACTCGATCAATTCCTTGATACAAGTAATTCTTCGCCTTTAGATCCTTTAGCTTCATGTCGTTTCTTGCCTTTAACTGTGCCTCATTCAAGGCTGCTTCATCTTTTACTTCAGGAATTCCTTCTTCAATCAATCCCCAATATTCCTTTGATCTCAAAAAATTCTCCATCAACATGCTCCAATGATCATAGTGACCATCAAGCTTTGGAATTGCTGGTTGCACAAATCCATTACTGCTCCCTTCAGATGTCATTGCTAATGTTCTTTGAAGACTGCCGCTTCAGTTAACCAGGCCCCTTTCGAAGCTCTGGTACCAGATGTTAATTATTAAGAAAAGCAAAAATAATTTGAAGGAAAATGTTTCTGATATTATTGAATGAAAAGGAATTGGCTTTATATAGCCTTACATCAGTTCTGCCACATAGTAATCTAAACTGCAACACTAACTAAACATGCCTACAAATAACGAATAATTCAAAAGACTTCGTCTGCCTACACAGCCACTACTCCCAGTTAATAGGGAAAATAAAACAACCTTGCTTCCCAATTAACAGGACTTATTATAacataattgaaaaattaaataaacatcaacaaatacaactcggtgaaaaaaaaaatttctaccccaacaatcttcactttaccccaacatttttctaaaaatacccaatatacccttattaaaaattaatatattttaaaaaaataatttttgtcgtattatactgTTCCGGTAGAATTTTCATCCTCACGaaaaactgttccggtaagTATTTATCCTTACCGGTAAGTTaactttaccggtacactttttaaaaagtgttccggtatgttaatattactaccggtacactttttataACGTTTCCGGTATGTTtactttaccggtacactttttaaaaaatgttccggtatgttaatgttaccggtacactttttaaaaagtgtaccggtatgttaatTATATTTCGTTTATCATTATACATACCGgtacatttttttaaagtgttccggtagtaaaagtgttccggtatgtaataagtgtaccggtatgttaatcttaatttttttaattttaatttgtttttttatttttaaacagatATGGCTTATCTCGGCGATACAAGTCAAATGTTGGTAGATACTACGGATGTTTTTACAACTCATCAAAAATTTGCTACCCCATATGATGTTGTCAAATGGGCTCGagatgttggagatgccaatAAAGTCGGTATTATCATTACTCGGTCGGATAAAAAGAACGGAATAAGAGGAAGAAATGACAAGTTGATTTTGGGTTGTGACAAAGGTGGAAAGTATGACTCATCAGAAAGTTCCACGACAACTGCATCGAAAAAGTGTAActgtccatttaaaattagagCTGCACCTTCAACAGATGGTTCAGGATGGAAAGTTCAGGTTATTCATGGAGTTCACAACCACGGGCTACCTCACCAATATCATGGTCATCCTCGCAAGGCATGTTTAACCGCTGATGAAAACAAACGTGTTCAAGATTTGACAAAGCGTAAAGTAGCACCAAGACACATTGTTTTAGATTTGAAAGATCAAAATCCAAAGTCTGTTGTTGATGCCACACTTGTATATAGGAAAAGACACATGATGCAAATACAGGAAAGAGGCTCCAGAACAGAGCTGCAACACTTGCTGCAGTTGTTAGATGATGCAAAATATGTCAGCTGGAATAGAAGAAAAGATGATGGCTCCGATGTTTTGAGTGATATTTTTTGGGCGCATCCAGATTCAATCAAGTTGTTGAACTTGTTTCCCATTGTTTTGGTTATGGACTGCACatacaaaactaataaatatagaCAACCACTGCTTGAAATTACTGGCATAACGTCAACTAACATGACATTTGCTGTTGGATTTGCTTACATGGAATCTGAGAAGACGGACAATTATCATTGGGCGTTAGGTAAGTTGAAGCAATTGATTACTAAGCAAGATATATTTCCTAGAGTAATTTTGACTGATAGGGAGTTTGCTTTGATgaatacaattaaagatatatttcCACATACTACTAATATGCTTTGTACGTGGCACATAATCAAAAATGTGAATGCGAGATGCACCGTGCAAATACCTAAGGATATGCGACAGAAGGTGAAAAATTTATGGAGAGATGTTGTTGAAAGTCCGGATGAGGTGGAGTATCAGCAGCGGTTGAATGCGTTTCAGCAAGCATGTGTTAATTCAAGCAATTTTGTCGAATATGTCAATAACACCTGGTTGGCCCCTCACAAAGAACAATTTGTTGAAGCATGGACCAATCGAGTGATGCATTTAGGAAACACAACGACTAataggtataatttttttattttaaaattgaaattatatatattttttggcgTTTAATTGACTATTGTTTGCAATTTGATATTTAGAGTTGAGTCTGCACATTGGAGACTGAAGCAAATGTTGGAACACAGCAAAGGAGACTTATGCAAGTGTTTGGAAGGCATGAATGACAACATAAGACTAGAAGTTGACAAAATTAAGAAGTCTTTTCAAAAGAGTTTTTACTATGCAGAAAAGACACATGGCAgtccattttttcaatatttgagaAACTTTGTCTCCAGGGCCGCTATGACACTAATTTCTGATGAGATGAAGAGAATTGACATTGTTGGAACAAATAAAAACTTGTGTGGTTGCAAAATTAGGTCAACATGTGAGTTGCGTTGTGCTTGTGAATTGAGTGGATATACAACCAGCGATGTACCGATACCGTTAGATTCAGTTCACGGTCACTGGAAGAAATTAACTATGGAAGAACCATTGGAGGATGACACATAGGATGGATATGAGTTGGACATGAGTAATGCAATGGAGGCAATATGGACTCGATTTCGGTCACTTGATATTGTTGGTAAAAGAGCGTTGAAGAGTAAAGTGTTTGAACTTGCTTATCCAGCCTCAAGTTCATTGTGTCCACcacctgaaaaaataaaaaccagagGAGGAGTGAAGAACAAATATAAAGGCAAAGCACCAAAAGGTTATGATGTGTATCGTTCAAGTTATCGTATAAACAAACCAATGCAATACTGGCCCACGAAAATGTATGGACTGCAGACAAATCACTAAACAGAAGTAGCCATTTGGCATCCACACGTGTATAACTCTTATCGGCCAGAATGGTACATCCCACCAACATCAACATCCATGCCCTAGCTGCGCAGTCATGTTTCCCGTAGAAATTGGCATTCCTCATATAACTCTCATATAGCCACTGCTGTGAAAAATAACCACCCCTCTGCGCTACAGTCTCTCGCAATGCAAATTCATACTCCTCTCGTAACAACTCAACTGCAAGTTCCGCAACTTGTTCCTGAGAAACTGATACAGGAGTATAAAACTGACCCCTAACAGGTAGATGCAGAAGACATGCCACATCATCCAAAGTAATAGTCATCTCGCCGAACGGCATGTGAAATGACGATGTCTCAGGGTGCCACCTCTCAACAAATGCGGATATAAGCTGCGGATCGGTAAGTTTCAAGCTAGTCCGCTCAAGCCAGCACAACCCCGAAATATTCAACCACCCTTGAATAACTTCAGGATGGTGATCAGGAATCCTGTCAGCTAACTTTTTTCCTAAAGATGCTATTCGTAGTTCAATTTTGTCACCTTCGACACATTCctacatatattttaaaaaatacattgtgaataataaattagaCCGGATAGTTGGATGCATATCATAAGACATTGAAAAtgaactataataatattttaacactaAATTTGTATGCAAAATAAGGATTTAACAGTTGTAACGAGAGTATaaacaatacaaattaaaaaaaaatgatcaatataacttaacaaataataaaaaaaaaacaaagtattaCCTGACCAAACCATACATGACGAGCAACATGATGCTCGTATCGAGTCAAAAGACTCGTATCGATCGGCCCTCCAGGCCAACCTTGCTGCACAGCCTGCTGCTCAACCTGCTCCTCATGCACTGGCGGCAGCTCATCGTGTTCCAGCTCCTCCTGATGTCGACGAGACTCTCCACGTGCTCTGTTATGCTTAATTCTACCGTCTGATCCTCTTGTACGCAccactggaaaaaaaaaacaaaaaaaaaattataaaaaagtgtaccggtatgaatatgcataccggtacacttgaaaaaaagtgtaccggtatgaatattcataccggtacactttttttcaagtgtaccggtGAAGAAATCAAACCGGCACACTTcgaaaaagtgtaccggtatgtaaaATTACACTTACTCTCTCAATTTCGGCAAACTCACACCGGAATACTTTTTTTGACTAGGGTaagtaatgattttttttttttccgttttacattatatatgatGGTATACACTACAAAAAAAGAAGCAAGCGACGACAGCTGGAAAAAAGCATTAGCGTCGGTTTAAACCGTCGCTAATTGACTTATGCGGCGGTTGGACAAGTGACGCAACAAGCAGCGTCGCTAGGGTATACAGCGGCAGTTCGCGTAAACCGTTGGAATAACCGCCACAAAGACGATAGCGTCGGTTGTATTGATTTTTGCTGCGATTCCCAACCGTCGCTGtttgtaataatttttaaagttttttgaGCTTTTAGCGTCGGTTTGAACCGCCgcaatttacatttttttttaaaaaaaaaaaacttttttttttcctgtttcccacaaaaaaaattacgtgcttttttgtttccacaatttttttttggtacattttccacaattttttttaaatggtgtaTTTGACACTCTTGATTCCCATTAATATCAATATAACAAAATCTAAACACACATTATTTTACTAAATATATCATATCAAGTAATTGATTCTCACAATTCATGTAGAAAACGATACTCACAAGTTTACATCAAAGTTGCTTTGAGTTAACACACTAAAGCAATATAGAAAATCAACTATACAGATCATCTAATTTCACACTTGAATTACTGTTGGTATACCTTGAGAtccaattctataaaaaaatagcCCCAATTCCAAAGCAAGCTTTAACGCTTGCAACCGTGCGTACGTGCACATCGTCGTCATGTAAACCACCTTCACAATTTGGCCTTCAATTAAATAAAGTAGAAACAACCATCAAGGATAATCATAGAAACTCGACTATAATCATAAAgctcaaaaattaaattacaacttttGAAACCTCACCATGATAAACAATAAGGATAGGCAACTTCCACTACATTAGCACCATGTGCCTTTGCCTGAACCATGTCAAGAGAATAAGTTCTACATTATATTGGTGAACTCCAAGCCTCCCACCCTTCAAGCAGATAAAGAAACAGAAATTGGTAAAATGAGTTCAATATGCTCAATGACACGAAGATATTTGAACCTAGTAAATGTTAATTTAAATCTCAGGTTCTTACGTAATAATActaaaatt
It contains:
- the LOC123904842 gene encoding PKS-NRPS hybrid synthetase cheA-like — protein: MAYLGDTSQMLVDTTDVFTTHQKFATPYDVVKWARDVGDANKVGIIITRSDKKNGIRGRNDKLILGCDKGGKYDSSESSTTTASKKCNCPFKIRAAPSTDGSGWKVQVIHGVHNHGLPHQYHGHPRKACLTADENKRVQDLTKRKVAPRHIVLDLKDQNPKSVVDATLVYRKRHMMQIQERGSRTELQHLLQLLDDAKYVSWNRRKDDGSDVLSDIFWAHPDSIKLLNLFPIVLVMDCTYKTNKYRQPLLEITGITSTNMTFAVGFAYMESEKTDNYHWALGKLKQLITKQDIFPRVILTDREFALMNTIKDIFPHTTNMLCTWHIIKNVNARCTVQIPKDMRQKVKNLWRDVVESPDEVEYQQRLNAFQQACVNSSNFVEYVNNTWLAPHKEQFVEAWTNRVMHLGNTTTNRVESAHWRLKQMLEHSKGDLCKCLEGMNDNIRLEVDKIKKSFQKSFYYAEKTHGSPFFQYLRNFVSRAAMTLISDEMKRIDIVGTNKNLCGCKIRSTSMYRYR
- the LOC123907043 gene encoding putative pentatricopeptide repeat-containing protein At1g12700, mitochondrial, with protein sequence MLQRYYASSIPLFQHSNPNFIPSSTMLYSQLHNQQDKANLVSSFNHLLHQNPTPPIFHFNKIVGSLVKSNHYYTVVSLHRHMELNGIASDLVTLSILINCFSQLGLNSLSFSVFANILKKGYDPDVITLTTLIKGLCLKGQIHKALNFHDNVVAQGFQLNQVSYGTLINGLCKVGETSAALQLLRRVDGKLVRPNVVMYNAIIDSMCKDKLVDDAFDLYSEMVAKRIYPNVVTYSTLISGICIVGKLKEAIDLFNKMILENINPNVFTFNILVDAFCKEGKVKEANNVFAMMMRKGVKPDVITYSSLMDGYCLVKEMNKANRTFNTMAQCGVTPNVHSYSIMINGFCKVKMVDEALNLFKEMRCRNIIPNVVTYSSLIDAFCKEGIVKEANNVFAMMIRKGVKPNVVTYNSLMDGYCLVKQVNKAKGIFNIMAQSGVTPEVRSYNIMINGFCKVKMVDEALILFKEMRCRNIIPNVIAYSSLIDGLGKSGRISHALKLVDEMHDRGQPPDIVTYNSIFNALCKTHHVEKAIALLTKVKDEGIQPNMNTYTILIHGLCKVGRVEDARNVFEDLSVKGYNLNVYTYTVMIQGFCDKGLFDEALALLSKMKDNSCIPDAATYEIIIRSLFNKGENDKAEKLLREIIAKGLL
- the LOC123904843 gene encoding protein MAIN-LIKE 1-like codes for the protein MGIKMVRTRGSDGRIKHNRARGESRRHQEELEHDELPPVHEEQVEQQAVQQGWPGGPIDTSLLTRYEHHVARHVWFGQECVEGDKIELRIASLGKKLADRIPDHHPEVIQGWLNISGLCWLERTSLKLTDPQLISAFVERWHPETSSFHMPFGEMTITLDDVACLLHLPVRGQFYTPVSVSQEQVAELAVELLREEYEFALRETVAQRGGYFSQQWLYESYMRNANFYGKHDCAARAWMLMLVGCTILADKSYTRVDAKWLLLFSDLSAVHTFSWASIALVCLYDNLNDTHHNLLVLCLYICSSLLLWFLFFQVVDTMNLRLDKQVQTLYSSTLFYQQYQVTEIESILPPLHYSCPTHIHPMCHPPMVLP